The following proteins come from a genomic window of Chaetodon auriga isolate fChaAug3 chromosome 16, fChaAug3.hap1, whole genome shotgun sequence:
- the prr36b gene encoding uncharacterized protein prr36b — translation MKPDGVATAALEPMEALESNPVNEGEPTVGQEPNQAASPVEEEMPQQPVGETGQVEPQPDQAKETPAAKTSSKTSGDSKAKTANKATAKTKPGTTCPPKTTSAARPNTSQSRLSNGVSKPQTNGEAKKAPPAAVKKSTPTTASTKKPTGPAGAAASKSKVAEKKATGTATNGAKPTTGTTAAKKTPSTTANGVKSSTTAAAAKKPPASKPASATPTKPSSAASPKPPVSKTARPTAGTAASPRPATGSTRPPTASTNNTTKSSLTTAKSATPKTSSSTTAKPAASKPTSTTPSGGKPPTSQTSRNTTPVKKDVTKPATAAPKKLSESPLTRPSSTTKAAKPETPKSGSKSDVPAKKPTASKATDIKTPNRSKTQDSKTPSKDVSKTPGSKATKTSSPKKPAGTSTPTPVKRAPKAATVAEPEKEVAAAAVVAAAAAIATAAAAIARPEEPETPAEAAVEPSAAPELMGSHTEVVQEKPSDPTPELVAEPVLEALQEPTPELIMEPTPEPITELTSAPVREPTPEPIREPTPEPVREPTPEPIREPTPEPVREPTPEPVREPTPEPVREPTPEPVREPTPEPIREPTPEPAREASPEPLLEPQSQPTPEPDVGAEQVHEPPSNVQVSAQLDLFKFEDSANNSVPSLGTTVMSPPCSPPGPVSPVREAQNASSLLDMHIQPDHWDNNQPQAPSDFAPQSLINMMNVQTEEEKENKEQLEAEETMEEEEEDEEEEKENLFMPTSTAPSAEAFGMMAHPHLGASPMDDFTSRHLVSPHEKEEAVEKADEEINEDDDDEEEDEDEEQRRLGHQPSSMATDMSTSQPSEEFQIRSSAFGGSAGWHGEDLLSGMDSEDVSSCTSSRQQGVSDLSSTLHTAILEGTQSSDALVDSSLRGSEGDCNLMGSPNVETLANEEDEDEEDERVDDMDLSSEQVEEHHKVFQQQEQDEDEEDEDVEMHSEGVTESCGNADEDDFNEEERLDNFNRSGPPPCAPPASSWGQTNPFSDPWAQPASLLSVSSPSPLSDHGAAESETPTLSPAQARLDSSAPSFAGQSEEEPEHHQSAHEEIKSSAPEEAQVLLAAPAMGMSQPAHSSSETSTPEELRDYDSSSGVESHSDKQQTPVPASVQPDMEQDLGIHLEKGDGEEEEAETLPADEVLGTGPPTAPASAPSSPSTSGDEASDTEGEMQINDPDAPVMMDESAGFESPTPTCSLPALEEDEEAVDTAAGEGEEDGGGTTPQSANSVASYGFDCTTSNSNAHSMAESCGKSPGIFSLENEEQLPEEAKDPSLIKELTLPSAAAAAQAEDLLGRHVDLMPLGHPGENQPSLDEHHYMLGGKIAADHLEEVDPLEPSHHLGAQEPGDSGDSQPAYYSTICDKTDSFLAGDEKTDEADEDYKLQTRSQEDNRNQNHTTTVPIANGHYLALVPGNRRPIDPTLAAHFAKIATPAPLIETSADSRTGGEQLRRLEQHQQKLREMQHRQEQERQKRQWLEEERLRLEQQKQLEKQRRELLQLQLQQQQQEHRHRRQVLQWQLELEQQYRMQQKQIQQQQQLRRSPTGVMLSPSSGLCTIYEAMETSDEEDEARGAQRRSTQVVGKRVPYSQSITQDFQRQLRPVPPQELEWNKKVDMVQQLINQTLMLSGDRDCPPLLLLPVGTGGTLSPLESSMWPNLLPQFSPPAATVTSVSSYSPDSQGSSSPGDWTVVEVETQH, via the exons ATGAAGCCGGATGGGGTTGCCACGGCAGCACTGGAGCCAATGGAAGCATTGGAATCCAATCCAGTAAATGAGGGAGAACCAACCGTGGGACAGGAGCCCAACCAGGCAGCCAGtccagtggaggaggagatgccACAGCAACCTGTTGGAGAAACGGGCCAGGTGGAACCCCAGCCAGACCAGGCCAAGGAAACCCCAGCTGCCAAGACCAGCAGCAAGACCTCAGGAGACTCCAAAGCCAAGACTGCCAACAAGGCCACAGCCAAGACAAAACCTGGCACCACCTGCCCACCCAAGACCACATCTGCCGCACGGCCCAACACATCCCAGAGCCGCCTTTCGAATGGCGTGTCTAAGCCCCAGACCAATGGAGAGGCTAAGAAGGCCCCACCTGCTGCGGTCAAAAAGAGCACCCCGACCACAGCTTCTACCAAAAAACCAACAGGCCCGGCCGGAGCCGCTGCCTCCAAGAGCAAAGTGGCTGAGAAGAAAGCCACAGGGACTGCCACCAACGGTGCAAAGCCGACGACCGGAACAACAGCAGCCAAGAAGACACCATCCACAACTGCTAATGGTGTCAAATCCAgcaccactgcagctgctgctaaaAAGCCCCCAG CTTCCAAACCTGCCTCTGCAACTCCCACCAAACCAAGCTCTGCTGCCTCACCCAAGCCTCCTGTTTCCAAGACAGCCAG GCCTACAGCTGGCACGGCGGCATCACCTCGTCCTGCCACAGGCTCAACCCGGCCACCCACTGCTAGCACAAACAACACGACCAAGAGCTCCCTAACTACAGCCAAATCTGCCACCCCTAAAACCTCCTCCTCTACCACTGCCAAGCCTGCTGCCTCCAAACCAACCTCCACTACCCCCTCTGGTGGCAAACCTCCAACATCACAAACATCCAGGAATACAACTCCTGTGAAAAAAG ATGTTACCAAACCAGCCACTGCAGCACCCAAAAAGCTTTCAGAGTCACCCCTTACCCGCCCATCCTCTACAACGAAGGCAGCAAAACCTGAGACTCCCAAATCGGGCTCAAAATCAGACGTCCCCGCCAAAAAGCCTACTGCTAGTAAGGCTACGGACATAAAGACACCGAACCGCTCCAAAACACAAGACAGTAAGACACCTTCCAAGGATGTTTCCAAGACCCCTGGCTCCAAAGCAACCAAGACCTCCAGCCCCAAGAAACCTGCAGGCACCAGTACTCCAACTCCTGTGAAACGTGCCCCCAAAGCTGCAACTGTTGCAGAACCTGAAAAGGAagtagctgctgctgccgttgtagcagctgctgctgctatcgCCACTGCGGCGGCTGCCATTGCCAGGCCAGAGGAACCAGAAACTCCTGCAGAAGCAGCTGTGGAGCCATCTGCTGCACCAGAACTGATGGGAAGCCATACTGAAGTAGTACAAGAAAAACCTTCAGACCCCACACCAGAATTAGTTGCTGAACCAGTGTTGGAGGCACTGCAAGAACCAACACCAGAACTCATAATGGAACCGACACCAGAACCCATAACAGAACTAACATCAGCACCTGTACGAGAACCAACACCAGAGCCCATACGTGAACCGACACCAGAACCTGTACGAGAACCAACACCAGAGCCCATACGGGAACCAACACCAGAACCTGTACGAGAACCAACACCAGAGCCAGTACGGGAACCGACACCAGAACCTGTACGAGAACCAACACCAGAGCCAGTACGGGAACCAACACCAGAACCTATACGAGAGCCAACACCAGAACCTGCAAGAGAAGCATCTCCTGAACCTCTCCTAGAACCACAGTCTCAGCCAACACCAGAGCCAGATGTAGGAGCTGAACAAGTCCATGAACCACCCTCCAATGTTCAGGTGTCAGCCCAGCTGGACCTCTTCAAATTCGAGGACTCTGCAAACAACTCAGTTCCTTCCTTGGGAACCACTGTCATGTCTCCCCCTTGCTCCCCACCAGGCCCGGTTTCTCCTGTTAGAGAGGCACAGAATGCCTCTTCTCTGCTGGATATGCATATCCAGCCTGATCACTGGGACAACAACCAGCCCCAGGCTCCATCTGACTTTGCTCCCCAGAGCCTTATCAATATGATGAACgtacagacagaagaggaaaaggagaataAAGAACAGCttgaggcagaggagacaatggaggaggaagaggaggatgaggaagaagagaaggagaaccTGTTTATGCCTACCTCCACTGCCCCATCTGCGGAGGCCTTCGGTATGATGGCACACCCTCACTTGGGTGCCTCACCCATGGATGACTTCACCTCCAGGCACCTGGTCTCCCCTCATGAAAAGGAGGAGGCAGTAGAAAAGGCTGATGAGGAAAtaaatgaggatgatgatgatgaggaggaggatgaagatgaggagcagaggagactAGGTCATCAGCCTTCATCCATGGCCACTGACATGAGCACGTCTCAGCCCTCCGAGGAGTTCCAAATCAGGTCCTCAGCCTTTGGAGGTTCTGCAGGGTGGCACGGTGAGGACCTGCTGTCTGGGATGGACTCTGAGGATGTGAGCAGCTGCACCAGCAGTAGGCAGCAGGGAGTTTCTGACCTCAGCAGCACCCTGCACACCGCAATATTGGAAGGCACCCAGAGCTCAGACGCCCTGGTCGACTCAAGCCTCCGGGGCTCTGAGGGAGATTGTAATCTCATGGGTTCTCCCAATGTGGAGACCTTGGCcaatgaggaagatgaggatgaagaggacgaGCGGGTGGATGATATGGACCTGAGTTCAGAGCAAGTAGAGGAGCATCACAAAGTGttccagcagcaggaacaagatgaggacgaggaggatgaagatgtaGAGATGCACAGTGAAGGAGTGACAGAGAGCTGTGGGAATGCAGATGAAGATGACTTTAATGAGGAGGAGCGTTTGGATAACTTCAATCGCTCTGGTCCTCCGCCTTGCGCCccccctgcctcctcctggGGTCAGACCAACCCCTTCTCTGATCCCTGGGCTCAACCAGCCTCactgctctctgtttcctcgCCCAGCCCTCTTTCTGACCATGGTGCAGCTGAATCCGAGACGCCCACCCTGTCTCCTGCCCAGGCACGTTTGGACAGCAGTGCCCCTTCCTTTGCTGGTCAGTCAGAGGAAGAACCTGAACACCATCAGTCAGCCCATGAGGAGATAAAGAGCTCAGCCCCTGAAGAGGCTCAAGTCCTACTTGCTGCCCCAGCTATGGGCATGTCCCAGCCTGCCCATAGCAGTAGTGAGACAAGCACACCGGAGGAACTCCGTGACTATGACAGCAGCTCTGGGGTGGAGTCTcactctgacaaacagcagaccCCAGTGCCTGCTTCAGTCCAGCCTGACATGGAGCAGGACCTGGGTATTCACTTGGAGAAAGGcgatggagaagaggaggaggctgagacaCTCCCTGCTGACGAGGTCCTAGGGACAGGACCCCCAACTGCTCCAGCATCCGCTCCGTCTTCCCCTTCCACCTCAGGAGACGAGGCCAGCGACACAGAGGGTGAAATGCAAATCAACGACCCTGATGCACCAGTGATGATGGATGAGAGTGCTGGATTTGAAAGCCCTACTCCCACCTGTAGTCTGCCTGCtcttgaggaggatgaggaggcggTGGACACAGCGGCAGGAGAGGGCGAAGAGGATGGAGGCGGAACCACCCCTCAGTCAGCCAACTCTGTGGCATCTTATGGCTTCGACTGCACCACATCCAACTCCAACGCCCACTCTATGGCTGAGAGCTGCGGAAAGAGCCCAGGGATCTTCTCCCTGGAGAATGAGGAACAGCTTCCAGAGGAGGCCAAGGACCCCTCCCTCATCAAGGAGCTGACCCTTCCATCAGCTGCTGCGGCTGCCCAGGCAGAGGACCTGCTGGGCAGACACGTGGACCTGATGCCTTTGGGCCATCCTGGAGAGAACCAGCCCAGTCTAGATGAGCACCACTACATGCTGGGGGGAAAGATTGCAGCAGACCACCTGGAGGAGGTTGATCCATTGGAGCCCAGTCACCACCTTGGGGCACAGGAACCTGGAGACTCCGGCGACAGCCAGCCAGCCTACTACTCTACCATATGTGATAAGACTGATAGTTTTCTGGCAG GAGACGAGAAGACAGACGAAGCGGATGAAGATTACAAGCTGCAAACACGCTCCCAGGAAGACAACCGAAACCAGAACCACACTACTACTGTTCCAATAGCCAATGGCCACTACTTGGCATTGGTCCCAGGCAATAGGAGGCCCATCGATCCGACTCTTGCAGCACATTTCGCCAAGATCGCGACCCCTGCTCCTTTGATAGAAACCAGTGCTGATAGTCGCACTGGTGGAGAACAGTTAAGGAGGCTGGAGCAGCACCAACAGAAGCTGAGAGAGATGCAGCACCGTCAAGagcaggagaggcagaagaggcagtggctggaggaggagcggcTGAGGCTGgaacagcagaagcagctggaGAAGCAGCGCAGGGAgcttctccagctgcagctgcaacagcagcagcaggagcaccGGCACCGCAGGCAGGTTCTGCAGTGGCAGCTagagctggagcagcagtaccgcatgcagcagaaacagatccaacagcagcagcagctgaggaggagccCAACCGGAGTCATGCTCTCCCCATCCTCCGGTCTCTGCACCATCTATGAAGCCATGGAAACCAgcgacgaggaggacgaggccagaggagctcagaggaggagcacaCAGGTGGTAGGGAAGAGGGTGCCATACTCCCAGAGCATCACACAGGATTTCCAGAGGCAGCTGCGTCCTGTACCTCCACAGGAGCTGGAATGGAACAAGAAGGTGGACATGGTCCAGCAGCTCATCAACCAGACCCTGATGCTGTCTGGAGACAGAGactgccctcctctcctcctcctccctgtgggGACAGGAGGCACCTTAAGCCCCTTGGAGAGCAGCATGTGGCCCAATCTGCTGCCCCAATTCAGCCCTCCTGCTGCTACAGTCACCTCCGTCAGCAGCTACTCCCCAGATAGCCAGGGCAGCTCCTCGCCTGGAGACTGGactgtggtggaggtggagaccCAGCACTGA